The following is a genomic window from Hydrogenobaculum sp. Y04AAS1.
TCTATTTATAGCAGACCAATTACATACGTTGGGTACAGCTTTAGGACAGGGTTATTTAAATACCCAGCAAGGCTATTCTTTGGCTCAAGTGGCTGATGGACAACTATCTCAAATCTACAACACTCTAAACACCATGTACACTTACGCCGTTAACGCTGGTAACTCCACCAACAACATAAACTCAGCTGGTGCTTTACAAAACCAAATATCAGCTTTAGCACAATCTATCAAACAAATCGTTAACACCACCACGTTTAACGGCAAAGCACTTTTCAATGGTAATTTTGTAAACCAAGCCATTCAATTTGGTGGTCAAGCTGGTCAGTATATAAACATATCCATAGGCAACCTATCCATAGAAAGAATGGGTGCTGCTATAGCCCAAACTGGAGATTTTACCAATGTAAACAACGGTTCTACCGCCGCAAATATAATGGCTTACTACAGTGGTTCCGGACCCATAAATGTAAGCACCACAGCAAGCGCCACAACTTACGATGGTGCCAATACAACTGCTTCACAAACAGTAGTAACATCCGATGTATTGTTTGATGGTAACAAACAGCTATTTATAAACGGTAACGAAGTTGTAGCAAGTGCATACGCCTCAGCCACAAACGCATACTTAGATGCAAATATAATAGCTGGCAACATAAACTCTGTATTCAACGGTACAGTTACAGCCCAAGCTTCCAACACACTACAAGGTACAGAAGCTTTCGGTACTATACAAGTAGCATCTTCTGCTACAGTAAGTATAGTAATATCAAGACAAGTAGAACAAAGCAGCACTGTAGGTGTTGGTTTTACATCACTTACAAACGCATCAGGTCAAGCAGAACAACTTGCAAACGGTCAATACGTAGGTACTGTATCTCAGACTATAAACCTAGTAGGTGGACAAACATACAGCTTACAAAATATAGTATCTGCTATAAATGGTGTTGCTACAAATACTGGTGTGTACGCCACCACAGACTCTACAGGTCAATACTTACAACTTTACACCACAGACGGTTCTACATTCCAAATAAATGTAAACGTAAACAACGCCCTTGGAGCATCAAGCTCACAACAAGCCACATACGGGTTAAACTTGGCAAAGTTTGGTGCTGTAACACCTGCAAGCTTAGACGGTACAGCTTCAGCTACATATGGAGCTGTAGTATCTGTGGGTTCATTGCAGATTACAAGCCCATCAAACCTACAAGTTGCATCATTTGGTCAAGGCGCAAGTACAAGCGACAATCTTATAAACAACCTTGTGTTCAATACACAAGTGTCAAACAGCTATATAAACGGATATAGCTCCACAAACACCACAACGGTAAACGGTGTCCAAACAGCTGGTTATAACTACTTTGTAAAAGATCTATTGGCTATAAACGTCACCAACACCCAAGGTGCAAACCAAGCTCAAATAATACTCCAAAACGCTATAAACTATGTTGATACCATAAGAGCTCAAGTAGGTTCTGTAATGCAACAAATGCAAACGCTTGCAAACGGAGATCAAACAGGTCAAACTAACACATTGAACGCTGAAGCAGCTATAAGAGACTTAAATGTATCTCAAGCAATGACCCAATATCAAAACGACAATACACTACAACAATCAGCCCTCGCAATGTTAGCTCAAGCAAACGCAGTCCCACAACAACTTCTCACGCTCTTCAGATAATATCAATCACATACCTCCCCTTTTGGGGAGGGTTTATAAACAATAAAAATTATAACCAAATATATATCATACATTAACCTCCTAAATAAATATATATTTACTTGCAACACATGAAAGGAGGTTATATGTTTTTTATATCGGAGGCTTCACCACTATTTTTCTTATTAAGCATTTTAATGCTAACAATAGACCTGATTTTAAAAGCTTTTACAAATACAAACAATATAAATGTATTTTTAATCGCTTTATACGGATTTTTCCTAAATGTAATAATAGGTGCTATGTATCAACTTATACCAAACTCTCTTATGAAAAAACCAAAGTTTCCAAAACTATCGTTTATAACACTTGGTCTAAGTGTATTAAACGGATTTATCATGTTTCTTTGGTATTTTGGTATATTAGGAAATATATATTTTTGTATATCAAACACAATACTTATATTGACTTTTCTAATACATATATCAACAGCTTTAAAAATACCAAACAGCATCACTGCGAAGTTTCTATCGGCCAGTCTCATATTTCTTACAATAAACGCTTTAGAGATGTTGTTTTTTGCTTTTAATAAAATAAACATATTTTTTCTTATACATACTTTTACAATAGGATTTGTGATTAACGCAGTTATAGGTGTAGAGTTTGCTTTGGTGCCGCTTTTATATATGGAGCCTTTGAATATGGGGCTTGCCAACAAACTATTTTGGGTTCACCAAATATCGGCCTCTATTCTTATAGCATCTTTTTATATATTTGATTTGAGACTCATATACTTTGCAGGTATATTGGAGTTCATAGTTTTGGGATTTTTTGTTTATTTGATATACAAAACTATAGAAAATAGAAAATTTCCTAAAAATATACCTTACACACTAAGATATTTTTTCTTAGGTTTAGGATTTTTATTATTAGGTGTTAGTTTTGGGCTTTTGGTGGCATCTTCAAAGTTAGAGCCGTTTTTGCATGCGGATGTTATGATATATGGATTTGGTCTTATCACGGTGCTTGGTGGTATATTTCATTTCATGCCAAGGATATTGTGGAACAAGTATTATGCCAACAAAGTAGGAGAGCAAAACACCCCACCGATAGATGCCATGATAAATCAAAATGTAGTAAAAAATCTTTTACCTTTTCTTGGTTTTAGTTTGTTTTTGTTTATAGTATTTGAAAGCAATCATTATCTAAAACCAGTAGGTGATATATTATACGCTTTTTTAACAGCTTATAGTTTATACGCTTTTATTAGAAAATAGACTTTTAGCGGTTTCTATATCAGTTTTTATTTGGACTTTTAGATCTTCTATGGAGTTAAACTTTTTTTCTTCTCTTAAAAAGCCTAAAAACGTTATACTTAAAATATTATCAGTTAAATTACCTTTAAAATCTATAATATGCACTTCTAGTATATTTTGATTTGTATATTCAACAGTGGGTCTTTTGCCATAGTTTGCCACACCAAGATATCCATTTACTTTTACAACATAAACACCTTCTTTTAAACACATGTTTGACGTGTTTGATATGTTTGCTGTAGGAAAGCCTATTTTAGAGCCTAAACCCTTTCCTCTTACAACACGTCTTTTAATAGTATATTCTCTTCCAAGGTATTTTTTAACATCTTCAAACTTTGCCTCTTTTAAAAGCCTTCTTATAAGAGTACTGCTTACTATATGCCCATCCACTTTGTAAGGTTCACTGGGTATTACTTCAAACCCAAACATCTCTCCCATCTCTTTTGCAAGTTCAAACTCCCCTTCTCTTTTGGCTCCATAGCGCCAATCGTATCCCACTATCAAAAGCTTTGTATTTAGCTTTTCATAAACATAGTCTTTTATAAAATCCCTTGCAGATATATTACTAAATTCTTTAGTGAAGTTTATTACAAAGATGTTTTCAACACCAAGTTTATATATATATTCTTTTCTTTCTTCTATGGTATATATAATACAAGGAGCGGATTCTTTTTCTAACACCTCCAAAGGATGTGGATCAAACATTAAAACAGAGGGTACCAAGTTTTTTTCTTTGGCTTTTGAAACAAGAGTATTTAAAAGATGCTGATGACCCAGGTGAACGCCGTCAAAGTTACCTACAGCCAAAGCTATGGGCTTTTTAAGCATTATAACTTTTTACCACTGTACCTATATTTTCCCCGGATAAAATACGCTTCAAAGCCCCTTTTTGATATATATTAAATACCACCATAGGTATGTTGTTGTCTTTACAAAGGGTGATAGCCGTATGGTCCATAATCCTTAGGTCTTTACTTATAATCTCTATGTAAGATATTTCTTTTATAAGCTCTGCATCTTTATAAATAGCTGGGTCTTTTGTGTATATGCCGTCTACTTTTGTGGCTTTCATAAAAACATCGGCGTTTATCTCGGCAGCCCTTAAAGCAGCGGCTGTATCTGTGGAAAAAAACGGGTTTCCAGTGCCAGCGGCAAATATAACAATTCTTCCTTTTTCAAGGTGTCTTACAGCCCTTCTTCTTATGTAAGGTTCTGCCACTTGTCTCATCTCTATAGCCGATAAAACCCTAGTAGGTATGTTGTGTATTCTTTCTAACGTATCTTGCATGGCTAAAGCGTTTATAACGGTGGCAAGCATCCCCATATAATCGGCGGTGGCTCTATCCATACCACTTGCTTGAGCTTTTAGACCTCTAAATATGTTTCCACCACCTATTACGATAGCTATCTGAATACCAAGATCGTAAGCTTCTTTTATTTCATTTGAAAAGCTTAAAATAACATCTTTATCTATACCAAAACCTTGGCTTCCCGCCAAGGCTTCACCTGATATCTTTAACAATACCCTTTTATACTTCATGTACCTATTTCAAATCTGCAAAAGCCTTTTATAGTTACGTTGTTAGCTTTTGTATAATCCTGAATAGTCTTTTTCTCATCTTTTATAAACTTCTGATGTAAAAGCGTTTTCTCTTCGTAGAATTTTTTGAGCTTTCCTTCTGCTATCTTTTCAAGCATGTTTTCAGGTTTACCCTCTTTTTTGGCTTGTTCCATATATATGGCTTTTTCTCTTTCTATAACATCTTGAGGCACAGTCTCAGGGGATAAAAACTCTGGCCTCATAGCGGCTATTTGAAGTGCAACATCTTTTACAACATCAAGGTTATCACCTTCATAAGATAGCAATACACCTATTCTTCCACCACCATGTATATATGAAAAGTTTGGTCCTTCTACCACACAATAGCGTTTTAGTTGTATGTTTTCTCCTATTTTTGCTATAGCTTCTTTTAAAAGCTCTTCTATAGTTATACCGTCTATTTTACCTTGAAGTATAGAACTATCTCTTGATTCACCTTTTGTATCACCTACATTTTCCAATACATAATCAAGGATTTTATTGGCAAGCTCTTTAAAAGAACCGTTTCTTGCCACAAAATCTGTTTCACAGGCAAGCTCAACCATTGCACCTTTTGAAGGTGTTGATTTTGCCACTATAAGACCTTCTTTGGTTTCTCTTGAGGCTTTTTTATCAGCTTTTGCCAAACCTTTTATACGAAGTATCTCTTTGGCTTTGTCTATATCGCCGTTTGCCTCTTCAAGGGCTTTTTTACAATCTAGCATCCCAGCGCCGGTCATTTCTCTTAAAAGCTTTACATTTTCAGAACTAACTGCCATAAAATCTCCTCCTATTAATAATCTACACTGTCTTTGTCTATATCTTCATACTTTTCTGACATAGCCATAGCTCTTTCAAAGAGTTCTTTTTCCTCTTCAGCCACCACAACCACTTTTCTTTTTGATGTTTCAGAAACAGCAGAAGCTTCTCTTCTTTGCTTACCATCTATAACCGCATCGGCTATCCTTGAAGTTAAAAGCTTAATAGATTTTA
Proteins encoded in this region:
- the tsf gene encoding translation elongation factor Ts; this translates as MAVSSENVKLLREMTGAGMLDCKKALEEANGDIDKAKEILRIKGLAKADKKASRETKEGLIVAKSTPSKGAMVELACETDFVARNGSFKELANKILDYVLENVGDTKGESRDSSILQGKIDGITIEELLKEAIAKIGENIQLKRYCVVEGPNFSYIHGGGRIGVLLSYEGDNLDVVKDVALQIAAMRPEFLSPETVPQDVIEREKAIYMEQAKKEGKPENMLEKIAEGKLKKFYEEKTLLHQKFIKDEKKTIQDYTKANNVTIKGFCRFEIGT
- the ribF gene encoding riboflavin biosynthesis protein RibF; the protein is MLKKPIALAVGNFDGVHLGHQHLLNTLVSKAKEKNLVPSVLMFDPHPLEVLEKESAPCIIYTIEERKEYIYKLGVENIFVINFTKEFSNISARDFIKDYVYEKLNTKLLIVGYDWRYGAKREGEFELAKEMGEMFGFEVIPSEPYKVDGHIVSSTLIRRLLKEAKFEDVKKYLGREYTIKRRVVRGKGLGSKIGFPTANISNTSNMCLKEGVYVVKVNGYLGVANYGKRPTVEYTNQNILEVHIIDFKGNLTDNILSITFLGFLREEKKFNSIEDLKVQIKTDIETAKSLFSNKSV
- the pyrH gene encoding UMP kinase, whose translation is MKYKRVLLKISGEALAGSQGFGIDKDVILSFSNEIKEAYDLGIQIAIVIGGGNIFRGLKAQASGMDRATADYMGMLATVINALAMQDTLERIHNIPTRVLSAIEMRQVAEPYIRRRAVRHLEKGRIVIFAAGTGNPFFSTDTAAALRAAEINADVFMKATKVDGIYTKDPAIYKDAELIKEISYIEIISKDLRIMDHTAITLCKDNNIPMVVFNIYQKGALKRILSGENIGTVVKSYNA
- a CDS encoding flagellin, with the protein product MLSINFNYGALVANNALQQANQNVTNDITHISTGLRILSAADDPAGLFIADQLHTLGTALGQGYLNTQQGYSLAQVADGQLSQIYNTLNTMYTYAVNAGNSTNNINSAGALQNQISALAQSIKQIVNTTTFNGKALFNGNFVNQAIQFGGQAGQYINISIGNLSIERMGAAIAQTGDFTNVNNGSTAANIMAYYSGSGPINVSTTASATTYDGANTTASQTVVTSDVLFDGNKQLFINGNEVVASAYASATNAYLDANIIAGNINSVFNGTVTAQASNTLQGTEAFGTIQVASSATVSIVISRQVEQSSTVGVGFTSLTNASGQAEQLANGQYVGTVSQTINLVGGQTYSLQNIVSAINGVATNTGVYATTDSTGQYLQLYTTDGSTFQINVNVNNALGASSSQQATYGLNLAKFGAVTPASLDGTASATYGAVVSVGSLQITSPSNLQVASFGQGASTSDNLINNLVFNTQVSNSYINGYSSTNTTTVNGVQTAGYNYFVKDLLAINVTNTQGANQAQIILQNAINYVDTIRAQVGSVMQQMQTLANGDQTGQTNTLNAEAAIRDLNVSQAMTQYQNDNTLQQSALAMLAQANAVPQQLLTLFR